One stretch of Halapricum desulfuricans DNA includes these proteins:
- a CDS encoding non-histone chromosomal MC1 family protein: MAPDQDKRNFALRESDGTESSVFSGSTPRQAALKAARRLDPAPSEDDAQPTELRLREKGTKKVHIYDGWAWREGAPDDKPGWMPDEITKGNVSKQGVEHLDEI; this comes from the coding sequence ATGGCACCCGACCAAGACAAGCGAAACTTCGCGCTCCGGGAATCGGACGGGACAGAATCCAGCGTCTTTTCGGGGAGCACCCCTCGCCAGGCCGCACTGAAGGCCGCCCGGCGACTCGATCCTGCTCCCAGTGAAGACGACGCCCAGCCCACGGAACTGCGGCTCCGTGAGAAAGGCACGAAGAAAGTCCACATCTATGACGGATGGGCCTGGCGAGAGGGCGCACCCGATGACAAGCCCGGCTGGATGCCCGACGAAATCACGAAGGGGAACGTCTCGAAGCAGGGCGTCGAACACCTCGACGAGATCTGA
- a CDS encoding quinone-dependent dihydroorotate dehydrogenase, with protein sequence MSLYERVRPLLFRLPPETAHSVAHTGMAMAERTPLPGVLQRGFAVEDDRLQVDAFGQRFPNPVGVAAGFDKNGQVPKTLCGLGFGHVEVGGVTPEPQSGNPRPRVFRLVEDEGLINRMGLNNEGADAVGRRLRSTEAGFPVGVNLAKNETTPAEDAPSDYRDAYERVAEGGDFFVVNVSCPNSEGFRDLQNRETLEAILGELRDAGASPLLVKLSPDLPEPALEETIELVEAYDLEGVIATNTSTERPETLESPSRAEEGGLSGKPIEETATETVRFVARRTDVPVIGVGGVFTAADAYRKIRAGASMVQLYTAFVFRGPTVARDINRGLATLLERDGFDSVEDAVGVDLEE encoded by the coding sequence ATGAGCCTCTACGAGCGCGTCCGACCGCTGTTATTCCGACTGCCACCCGAGACCGCCCACTCAGTCGCTCACACAGGGATGGCGATGGCCGAGCGAACGCCGCTTCCCGGGGTACTGCAGCGAGGGTTCGCGGTCGAGGACGATCGGTTGCAGGTCGACGCGTTCGGTCAGCGGTTCCCGAACCCGGTCGGCGTGGCGGCTGGCTTCGACAAAAACGGGCAGGTACCGAAGACGTTGTGCGGCCTCGGATTCGGCCACGTAGAGGTCGGCGGTGTGACCCCCGAGCCACAGTCGGGCAACCCCCGTCCCCGAGTGTTCCGGCTGGTCGAGGACGAGGGGTTGATCAACCGCATGGGGCTGAACAACGAGGGGGCCGACGCCGTCGGGCGTCGACTTCGGTCGACGGAGGCGGGGTTTCCCGTCGGCGTGAACCTCGCAAAGAACGAAACGACACCTGCCGAGGACGCGCCATCCGACTACCGGGACGCCTACGAGCGGGTCGCCGAAGGCGGGGACTTCTTCGTCGTGAACGTCTCCTGTCCCAACTCGGAGGGGTTCCGCGACCTCCAGAACCGCGAGACCCTGGAAGCGATTCTGGGCGAGCTCCGGGACGCGGGAGCGAGTCCGCTGCTGGTGAAGCTCTCGCCGGACTTGCCCGAACCGGCACTCGAGGAGACGATCGAGCTCGTCGAGGCGTACGATCTGGAGGGCGTGATCGCAACGAACACTTCCACGGAGCGACCGGAGACGCTCGAGAGCCCGAGTCGCGCCGAAGAGGGGGGGCTCTCGGGCAAGCCGATCGAGGAGACCGCGACGGAGACGGTCAGGTTCGTCGCCCGGCGGACGGACGTGCCGGTGATCGGGGTCGGGGGCGTGTTCACCGCCGCGGACGCCTACCGGAAGATCCGCGCAGGTGCGAGCATGGTCCAGCTATACACGGCCTTTGTTTTCCGCGGACCGACCGTCGCCCGCGATATCAACCGTGGGCTGGCGACGCTGCTGGAGCGCGACGGCTTCGACAGCGTCGAGGACGCCGTCGGCGTCGACCTAGAAGAGTGA
- a CDS encoding alpha/beta fold hydrolase: MGRVRTWLARNRERLAVWVLVIVLLVVAGLLLYFGTPFHGSDASVQSVQSDDRIELQRVGGDYLLQPASGGSTTGLVFYPGARVHPDAYLASLSPLVTDANVTVVVTEMPLNLAVFGQGTASDVIGSHGVEQWYVGGHSLGGAMACRYASENPGRVSGVVLLGSYCDRSIAGTDLRVLSVTGADDTVLDRSAYDRNRANLPADATVVELPGVNHTQFGSYTGQRGDRPSGTSYELAHRRLANVTVPWFETGRAPVRA; this comes from the coding sequence ATGGGACGCGTTCGTACGTGGCTGGCCCGCAATCGGGAGCGACTGGCCGTCTGGGTGCTCGTGATCGTCCTGCTGGTCGTCGCGGGGTTGCTGCTGTATTTCGGGACGCCGTTTCACGGCAGCGACGCGAGCGTGCAGTCCGTCCAGAGCGACGATCGGATCGAACTCCAGCGTGTCGGCGGCGACTACCTCCTGCAACCCGCGAGCGGTGGATCGACCACGGGGCTGGTGTTCTATCCAGGCGCGCGCGTCCACCCGGACGCGTATCTGGCCTCGCTGTCGCCGCTGGTCACGGACGCCAACGTCACGGTCGTCGTCACGGAGATGCCGCTGAATCTCGCGGTCTTCGGTCAGGGTACCGCCTCGGACGTGATCGGGTCGCACGGCGTCGAGCAGTGGTACGTCGGTGGCCATTCGCTGGGCGGGGCGATGGCCTGCCGATACGCGAGCGAGAACCCCGGGCGCGTCTCGGGGGTCGTCCTGCTGGGGTCCTACTGTGACCGATCGATCGCCGGGACAGACCTACGAGTGCTGAGCGTTACGGGCGCTGACGATACGGTCCTCGACCGAAGCGCTTACGATAGAAACAGGGCGAACCTCCCGGCCGACGCCACCGTCGTCGAACTGCCGGGCGTGAACCACACGCAGTTCGGGAGCTACACCGGACAGCGTGGCGACCGGCCGTCGGGAACGTCCTACGAACTCGCCCACAGGCGGCTGGCGAACGTGACGGTACCGTGGTTCGAAACGGGGCGCGCACCGGTCAGGGCGTGA
- the endA gene encoding tRNA-intron lyase yields MELTLEGSTVRGGRQARERFHDARGYGRVVDGDLELAPVEAAHILYRGDVETVRDAGSGKRLDFRALLSSDVVSEIDVLVYKDLRDRGFYLSPTDEADADFLVYPRGKGPWDDEIAHRIRAISERTALAARSLGETVLAVVDEESSITYLETDRPDVRGTTDAELPRGVPAELLDDRVFVWEPPAVLYERGFYGQPLDDGGPLQLSLLEAAALARRGVLALPEDEIVERGRTVEGERFDRRLAVYRALRDRNVVPKTGYKFGADFRTYADVEHVEELGHSELLVRVLPADHAFAPRDLALDVRLAHGVRKRMVFALVGETIEWLSVSRLTP; encoded by the coding sequence ATGGAACTCACGCTCGAGGGATCGACCGTCCGCGGCGGTCGCCAGGCACGCGAGCGGTTTCACGACGCTCGCGGGTACGGGCGCGTCGTCGACGGCGACCTGGAACTGGCTCCCGTCGAAGCCGCCCACATTCTCTATCGTGGCGACGTCGAGACGGTCCGGGACGCCGGATCGGGCAAGCGGCTTGACTTCCGTGCCCTGCTGTCCTCGGACGTCGTCTCGGAGATCGACGTGCTCGTCTACAAGGACCTGCGCGATCGCGGCTTCTACCTCTCGCCGACCGACGAGGCCGACGCCGACTTCCTCGTCTATCCCCGGGGCAAGGGCCCGTGGGACGACGAGATTGCCCACCGTATTCGGGCGATTAGCGAGCGGACTGCGCTGGCGGCCCGTTCGCTCGGGGAGACGGTCCTCGCCGTCGTCGACGAGGAGTCCTCGATCACGTACCTCGAAACCGACCGTCCCGACGTCCGGGGAACGACTGACGCTGAGCTCCCGCGTGGGGTCCCGGCCGAACTGCTCGACGACCGCGTGTTCGTCTGGGAGCCCCCGGCGGTACTGTACGAGCGCGGCTTCTACGGACAGCCGCTTGACGACGGCGGGCCGCTGCAACTGTCGCTGCTCGAGGCCGCCGCGCTCGCTCGCCGTGGCGTACTGGCGCTTCCGGAAGACGAGATCGTCGAGCGCGGCCGGACCGTCGAGGGCGAGCGCTTCGATCGACGGCTGGCGGTCTACCGCGCGCTTCGCGACCGGAACGTCGTGCCCAAGACCGGCTACAAGTTCGGTGCCGACTTCCGGACTTACGCCGACGTCGAGCACGTCGAGGAACTCGGCCACTCCGAGCTGCTCGTCCGCGTCCTCCCGGCCGATCACGCCTTCGCGCCGCGGGACCTCGCGCTCGACGTCCGGCTGGCTCACGGCGTCCGCAAGCGGATGGTGTTCGCGCTCGTCGGCGAGACGATCGAGTGGCTGTCCGTCTCTCGGCTCACGCCCTGA
- a CDS encoding endonuclease NucS domain-containing protein, giving the protein MHDSIAVRAGECTSTFDGNRVRAHEQCGRMIVLVKPDNTVLVHDADGYQPVAWLTRAESVTVEGDRIEARDGDQHLRVEVHEEFARGRHPTSAAGRPVGNCPECSGTLVRTSDGVSCTGCSVQFGLPGDATVLDERCECGLPLMRVERGHAFEVCIDRECESLDATVKRAFDREWTCPNCGGDLRILRRGGLLAGCENYPDCDTGFALPSGTVVGECACGLPLFETDGGRRCLDATCSAAEVEPASGP; this is encoded by the coding sequence ATGCACGATTCGATCGCGGTCAGAGCCGGGGAGTGTACGAGCACGTTCGACGGCAATCGGGTTCGCGCTCACGAACAGTGCGGCCGAATGATCGTCCTGGTCAAGCCCGACAACACGGTGCTGGTCCACGACGCCGACGGGTACCAGCCGGTCGCGTGGCTCACTCGCGCGGAATCCGTCACCGTCGAGGGCGACCGAATCGAGGCTCGAGACGGCGACCAGCACCTCCGGGTCGAGGTCCACGAGGAGTTCGCCCGCGGTCGCCATCCCACGAGCGCCGCCGGACGGCCAGTCGGGAACTGTCCCGAGTGTTCCGGAACCCTCGTGCGGACGTCCGACGGCGTCTCCTGTACCGGCTGCTCGGTCCAGTTCGGACTGCCCGGGGACGCGACCGTCCTCGACGAACGCTGTGAGTGCGGGCTCCCGCTGATGCGCGTCGAGCGCGGCCACGCCTTCGAAGTCTGTATCGACCGGGAATGCGAGTCGCTGGACGCGACAGTCAAGCGCGCGTTCGACCGCGAGTGGACCTGTCCGAACTGCGGCGGCGACCTCCGGATCCTCCGGCGGGGCGGGCTGCTCGCCGGCTGTGAGAACTACCCCGACTGCGACACCGGCTTCGCGCTCCCCTCGGGGACGGTCGTCGGCGAGTGCGCCTGCGGGCTCCCGCTGTTCGAGACTGACGGCGGCCGGCGCTGTCTGGACGCGACCTGTTCTGCCGCCGAGGTCGAACCGGCGAGCGGACCGTAG
- a CDS encoding HAD family hydrolase, with translation MPAVLFDMDGVVIDSERYWPDLESERLFPEVVPDQDVDPAEVMGMNYREIYDYLAQHYEVAVDRDRHVELFDELAREIYGERASLMDGFDDLLADLQARGIAVGLVTSSPPAWIDVVLERFGLTGRFDAVVSAENVPNGKPEPDVYRRALRELDAKPGAAVAVEDSTTGARAATAAGIRCLGYTGVHDGIDPEAVDAVVSDPEQLRAALFEGVE, from the coding sequence ATGCCCGCAGTCCTGTTCGACATGGACGGCGTCGTGATCGATTCCGAGCGGTACTGGCCCGACCTCGAGTCCGAGCGGCTCTTCCCCGAGGTCGTGCCGGACCAGGACGTCGATCCGGCGGAAGTCATGGGGATGAACTACAGGGAGATCTACGACTACCTCGCACAGCACTACGAGGTCGCCGTCGACCGCGACCGGCACGTCGAGCTGTTCGACGAGCTCGCGAGAGAGATATACGGCGAGCGCGCGAGTCTCATGGACGGGTTCGACGACCTGCTGGCTGACCTGCAGGCGCGCGGAATCGCCGTCGGACTCGTGACGTCCTCGCCGCCGGCGTGGATCGACGTCGTGCTCGAGCGGTTCGGCCTGACCGGGCGCTTCGACGCGGTCGTCAGCGCAGAAAACGTTCCGAACGGCAAGCCCGAGCCGGACGTCTACCGGCGAGCGCTGCGGGAACTCGACGCGAAACCCGGCGCGGCCGTCGCCGTCGAGGACTCGACGACGGGCGCGAGAGCGGCGACTGCCGCCGGGATCCGGTGTCTGGGATACACCGGCGTCCACGACGGCATCGACCCGGAGGCGGTCGATGCCGTCGTGTCCGATCCCGAGCAGTTGCGTGCGGCGCTGTTCGAAGGGGTCGAGTAG
- a CDS encoding ATP-binding protein: protein MAVSLGPSLDPLYVVYVSVFAVAAVASYASVAATPRVEDPDTRRGLAALLLATGGWATAHVGFLLAPTADLALGFYTVGLIVGLAAVGPWLYFTSAYTGRTLHRDRTLRIALLAVFLVIVAIKVANPYHRLYYEAAFVTHPFPHVAIQHKLAHWLAMGLAYGLSIVGYFMLFERFRQVSYDTRPLLALMGVTALPIVFDVAGFATPYLIDITYEPIGVVVFALGLLFVYFARFRAVQATGGRDEPAILLDETDRIREYNDSAESLFPCLQGGTALGDPLWSTLPEVADALDADDPVAELKLADGRHYYRVSERPFATDRPQLGRLIALQDVTERERYRRELERQNDRLESFASMVSHDLRNPLSVAMARLELVRTEPDSGDHLDTAADALERMETLIDDVLALARQGQPIDEPTTVSLAALAGDARAMVDASDVDVEIEDCRFEADPDRLQQLLENLFRNAAEHARSDPETRLTVRVGPLSDAEGFYVEDDGQGVPEDERGEIFESGYSTASSGTGFGLAIAGEIVAAHGWSIVVTESAEGGARFEISGVEPE, encoded by the coding sequence GTGGCAGTCTCTCTCGGTCCGTCGCTCGATCCGCTGTACGTCGTCTACGTCTCCGTCTTCGCGGTGGCTGCAGTCGCCAGTTACGCTAGCGTCGCCGCGACGCCGCGGGTCGAGGACCCCGATACCCGCCGCGGACTCGCCGCGCTGTTGCTCGCGACCGGCGGCTGGGCGACCGCCCACGTGGGGTTCCTGCTCGCACCGACGGCCGACCTCGCGCTGGGGTTTTACACCGTCGGTCTCATCGTCGGGCTCGCGGCCGTCGGGCCGTGGCTGTACTTCACTTCGGCGTACACCGGCCGGACGCTCCATCGCGATCGGACGCTCCGGATCGCACTCCTCGCGGTCTTTCTGGTGATCGTTGCGATAAAAGTGGCCAATCCCTACCATCGCCTCTACTACGAGGCGGCTTTCGTCACTCATCCTTTTCCGCATGTGGCGATCCAGCACAAACTCGCTCACTGGCTGGCGATGGGACTAGCCTACGGGCTGTCGATCGTCGGCTACTTCATGCTGTTCGAGCGGTTCCGGCAGGTCAGCTACGACACGCGACCGCTGCTCGCGCTCATGGGCGTGACCGCGCTGCCGATCGTGTTCGACGTCGCCGGGTTCGCGACGCCGTATCTCATCGACATCACCTACGAACCCATCGGCGTGGTCGTGTTCGCCCTCGGGCTGCTGTTCGTCTACTTCGCCCGGTTTCGGGCCGTCCAGGCGACCGGCGGCCGCGACGAGCCGGCGATACTGCTCGACGAGACCGACCGAATCCGCGAGTACAACGACAGCGCTGAGTCGCTGTTCCCGTGTCTGCAGGGCGGGACGGCGCTGGGCGACCCCCTGTGGTCGACCCTGCCCGAGGTGGCCGATGCGCTCGACGCTGACGATCCCGTCGCCGAACTGAAGCTGGCGGACGGCCGCCACTACTATCGCGTCTCCGAGCGACCCTTCGCGACCGACCGTCCACAGCTCGGCCGCTTGATCGCCTTACAGGACGTCACCGAACGCGAACGCTACCGGCGGGAGCTCGAACGCCAGAACGACCGTCTCGAATCGTTCGCCAGCATGGTCAGTCACGACCTGCGCAACCCGTTGAGCGTTGCGATGGCCCGCCTCGAACTGGTCCGGACCGAACCCGACTCCGGCGACCACCTCGACACCGCGGCCGACGCGCTCGAGCGGATGGAGACGCTGATCGACGACGTGCTCGCGCTCGCACGACAGGGCCAACCGATCGACGAACCAACGACCGTCAGCCTCGCGGCACTCGCCGGGGACGCCCGGGCGATGGTCGACGCGTCCGACGTCGATGTCGAAATCGAAGACTGCAGGTTCGAGGCCGACCCCGACCGGCTCCAGCAACTGCTGGAAAACCTCTTCCGCAACGCTGCCGAGCACGCTCGCTCCGACCCGGAGACGCGACTCACTGTCCGCGTCGGCCCGCTGTCGGACGCCGAGGGATTCTACGTCGAGGACGACGGACAGGGAGTTCCCGAGGACGAGCGCGGGGAGATCTTCGAGAGCGGCTACTCGACGGCCTCAAGCGGCACGGGATTCGGGCTGGCGATCGCCGGGGAGATCGTCGCTGCCCACGGCTGGTCGATCGTAGTCACCGAGAGCGCCGAGGGCGGCGCACGCTTCGAGATTTCCGGCGTCGAACCTGAATGA
- a CDS encoding alpha/beta hydrolase family protein, which yields MSPQFDLERYLNVRSAYGASLAVDGTLAFLMDTTGTAQVWTLEESGGWPRQRTFGEESVGFVSWSPERHELAFSRDEGGNERAQLFRLAPDSGEVHALTDVPEAKHRWGGWSHDGDRVAFTSNRRDERVFDVYVQGRTESGGDADLVYEGDGWLSLGGWDPDDERLLVVESHSSFDQDLYALDVDTGKLTHLSPHEGAVRHQSAGWGPDGESIYLVTDRDSDTLYLARLDVETGAVETVVGGGEWNVDGVALDQESGRLAYSRNVEGYTELTVGELDGPTDVRTYPELDLPGGLAGGVAWSDDADRFALTATGRTENANVHVVDLETRREPGGATGTASERWTRASTAGIPRESFRKPELIHYETFDGREIPALFSLPEQPVAGETPVIVDVHGGPESQRRPSFSGLTQYFLSRGYAVLEPNVRGSTGYGKAYTHLDDVEKRMDSVRDLRAGADWLADHGLIDPDRIAVKGGSYGGFMVLAAMTEYPELWAAGVDVVGIANFVTFLKNTGSWRRELREAEYGSLADDREFLESISPVNRVDRIEAPLFVVHGENDPRVPVGEAEQIVAALRDRDVPVELRIYDDEGHGLSKRTNQIDAYTDVVAFLDEHV from the coding sequence ATGAGTCCGCAGTTCGACCTCGAACGGTATCTCAACGTCCGCAGCGCCTACGGGGCCTCGCTCGCCGTCGACGGAACGCTGGCATTCTTGATGGACACGACCGGGACGGCACAGGTCTGGACGCTCGAGGAGTCGGGCGGATGGCCCCGCCAGCGCACGTTCGGCGAGGAATCGGTCGGGTTCGTCTCGTGGTCGCCGGAGCGACACGAACTGGCCTTCAGCAGGGACGAGGGCGGCAACGAGCGCGCGCAACTCTTCCGACTCGCGCCCGACAGCGGCGAGGTCCACGCGCTGACGGACGTCCCCGAAGCCAAGCATCGCTGGGGCGGCTGGAGCCACGACGGCGATCGGGTCGCCTTCACCTCGAACCGCCGCGACGAGCGCGTGTTCGACGTCTACGTGCAGGGCCGCACGGAATCCGGCGGCGACGCCGACCTCGTCTACGAGGGCGATGGGTGGCTCTCGCTCGGGGGCTGGGACCCGGACGACGAGCGCCTGCTCGTGGTCGAATCCCACTCCAGTTTCGATCAGGACCTCTACGCGCTGGACGTCGACACCGGCAAGTTGACACATCTCAGCCCACACGAGGGTGCGGTCAGACACCAGAGCGCGGGCTGGGGGCCAGACGGCGAGTCGATATACCTGGTGACCGACCGCGACAGCGACACGCTGTATCTGGCGCGCCTCGACGTCGAGACGGGCGCGGTCGAGACTGTCGTCGGTGGCGGCGAGTGGAACGTCGACGGCGTCGCGCTCGACCAGGAGTCGGGGCGGCTGGCCTACTCCCGGAACGTCGAGGGATACACGGAGCTGACGGTCGGCGAACTCGACGGCCCGACCGACGTGCGGACGTACCCGGAACTGGACCTGCCGGGCGGGCTCGCCGGCGGCGTCGCCTGGAGCGACGACGCCGATCGGTTCGCCCTGACGGCCACCGGACGGACCGAGAACGCGAACGTCCACGTCGTCGACCTCGAGACGCGACGCGAACCGGGCGGGGCAACCGGTACCGCGAGCGAGCGCTGGACGCGGGCCTCGACCGCGGGAATCCCGCGCGAGTCGTTCCGCAAGCCGGAGCTGATCCACTACGAGACCTTCGACGGCAGGGAGATCCCCGCGCTGTTCTCGTTACCGGAGCAGCCGGTGGCGGGCGAGACGCCCGTGATCGTCGACGTCCACGGCGGTCCGGAGAGCCAGCGCAGACCCTCCTTTTCGGGGCTGACCCAGTACTTCCTCTCGCGGGGCTACGCCGTCCTCGAACCGAACGTCCGCGGCTCGACCGGCTACGGGAAGGCCTACACCCATCTCGACGACGTCGAAAAGCGCATGGATTCGGTGCGAGACCTCCGGGCCGGGGCGGACTGGCTGGCCGACCACGGGCTGATCGATCCCGACCGGATCGCGGTCAAGGGCGGCTCCTACGGCGGGTTCATGGTGCTGGCGGCGATGACGGAGTACCCCGAGCTGTGGGCGGCGGGCGTCGACGTCGTCGGGATCGCGAACTTCGTGACGTTCCTGAAAAACACCGGCTCCTGGCGGCGCGAGCTCCGCGAGGCCGAGTACGGCTCGCTGGCGGACGACCGGGAGTTCCTCGAGTCGATCAGCCCGGTCAATCGCGTCGATCGGATCGAGGCTCCGCTGTTCGTCGTCCACGGCGAGAACGACCCGCGCGTGCCGGTCGGCGAAGCCGAGCAGATCGTCGCGGCGCTGCGCGACCGGGACGTACCGGTCGAGTTGCGGATCTACGACGACGAGGGCCACGGACTGAGCAAGCGAACGAACCAGATCGACGCCTACACCGACGTCGTCGCGTTCCTCGACGAGCACGTGTGA